One genomic region from Longimicrobiales bacterium encodes:
- a CDS encoding DUF1707 domain-containing protein, producing the protein MDRPVPQVQLKEQRERAIERLCEAFAQDRLELAELETRIDLAHRAATPADLDALLVDLPAPAPEPAPAPGTGARVREVIRENRTLIAFMGGVERRGNWSPGRKNVVIAFMGGADLDFRDVDLPPGETEVFVFAMMGGVDIVVPPELVVDASGIAIMGGFGHSSAPRNPAPGSAVLRINGFCMMGGVDISVRRRGETPKDARLREREERIRAREEQKRLRGRE; encoded by the coding sequence ATGGATCGACCCGTCCCGCAGGTGCAGCTGAAGGAGCAGCGCGAGCGCGCCATCGAGCGCCTGTGCGAGGCCTTCGCGCAGGATCGGCTGGAGCTGGCCGAGCTGGAGACGCGTATCGACCTCGCCCACCGTGCCGCCACGCCAGCCGATCTGGACGCGCTGCTCGTCGACCTGCCCGCCCCCGCACCGGAGCCCGCACCCGCCCCTGGCACCGGTGCGCGCGTGCGGGAAGTGATCCGGGAGAATCGCACGCTCATCGCGTTCATGGGCGGCGTCGAGCGGCGCGGCAACTGGTCGCCCGGACGGAAGAACGTGGTCATCGCATTCATGGGCGGCGCAGACCTGGATTTCCGCGATGTCGATCTGCCGCCGGGTGAGACCGAGGTGTTCGTGTTCGCGATGATGGGAGGTGTGGATATCGTCGTGCCCCCCGAGCTGGTGGTCGATGCGAGCGGTATCGCGATCATGGGCGGCTTCGGCCACTCGTCCGCTCCGCGCAATCCCGCTCCCGGCTCCGCAGTACTCCGCATCAACGGTTTCTGCATGATGGGCGGCGTCGACATCTCCGTGCGACGGCGCGGCGAGACGCCGAAGGATGCGCGCCTGCGCGAACGTGAGGAGCGGATCCGCGCGCGCGAGGAGCAGAAGCGTCTGCGCGGAAGGGAGTAG